In a single window of the Eshraghiella crossota genome:
- a CDS encoding KH domain-containing protein, which translates to MKELVEVIAKALVDNPDEVVVTETVKDKATIIELKVAKSDIGKVIGRQGRIAKSIRSVVKAAATKEDKKVIVDIM; encoded by the coding sequence ATGAAGGAATTAGTTGAAGTAATTGCAAAAGCGCTTGTAGACAATCCTGATGAAGTAGTAGTTACTGAAACTGTTAAAGACAAAGCAACTATTATTGAACTAAAAGTTGCTAAGTCCGATATCGGTAAAGTAATCGGAAGACAGGGTAGAATTGCTAAGTCGATACGTTCAGTTGTTAAGGCGGCTGCAACAAAAGAAGATAAGAAAGTTATCGTTGATATAATGTAA
- the rpsP gene encoding 30S ribosomal protein S16, whose product MAVKIRLRRMGQKKNPFYRIIVADSRSPRNGRFIEEIGTYDPNTDPSTFNVDEELAKKWLANGAQPTEVVGKIFKLAGIEK is encoded by the coding sequence ATGGCAGTTAAAATCAGATTAAGAAGAATGGGTCAGAAGAAGAATCCTTTTTATAGAATTATCGTTGCTGATTCAAGATCACCAAGAAACGGAAGATTTATCGAAGAAATCGGAACATATGATCCTAATACAGATCCAAGTACATTCAATGTAGATGAAGAACTTGCAAAGAAATGGCTCGCAAATGGTGCACAGCCAACTGAAGTTGTAGGCAAAATCTTCAAACTTGCCGGAATCGAAAAATAA
- the ffh gene encoding signal recognition particle protein, which yields MAFDSLSEKLQNIFKKLRGKGRLSADDVKTAMKEVKMALLEADVNFKVVKQFVNTVSERAVGQDVMSSLTPGQMVIKIVNEEMVALMGSETTEISFVPGAAPTVIMMAGLQGAGKTTTTAKIAGKLKEKGKRPLLVACDVYRPAAIKQLQINGEKQGVPVFEMGDNNKPVDIAKAALAHAQKNNNNVVILDTAGRLHVDEDMMNELKEIKEAVNVHQTILVVDAMTGQDAVNVASTFNEQIGIDGVVLTKLDGDTRGGAALSIKAVTGKPILYIGMGEKLSDLEQFYPDRMASRILGMGDVLTLIEKVQADFDEEKAKEMERKLKKSEFDFNDYLESFKQVKKLGGIGKMLNMMPGMNSQMKNAADNVDEKQIARVEAIIYSMTPAERANPKLLNPSRKNRIARGAGVDIAEVNRLVKQQEQMKKMMKQLPGMMGGKFGKKGRFNLPF from the coding sequence ATGGCTTTTGACAGTTTATCAGAAAAATTACAGAATATATTTAAGAAGCTCAGAGGCAAGGGACGTCTTTCTGCTGATGATGTTAAGACAGCTATGAAGGAAGTTAAGATGGCACTTTTAGAGGCCGATGTTAACTTCAAGGTTGTTAAGCAGTTCGTAAATACGGTATCCGAAAGAGCAGTGGGACAGGATGTTATGTCAAGTCTTACGCCCGGACAGATGGTTATTAAGATTGTTAATGAAGAAATGGTTGCACTTATGGGAAGTGAAACAACAGAGATTTCTTTTGTACCGGGTGCGGCACCTACTGTCATTATGATGGCAGGTTTACAGGGTGCTGGTAAGACAACCACAACAGCTAAGATAGCAGGTAAGCTTAAAGAGAAAGGAAAGAGACCTTTACTTGTTGCCTGCGATGTTTACAGACCGGCGGCAATCAAACAGCTTCAGATTAATGGTGAGAAGCAGGGTGTTCCTGTGTTTGAGATGGGTGATAACAATAAGCCTGTTGATATAGCCAAGGCAGCACTTGCTCATGCACAGAAGAATAACAATAATGTTGTTATTCTGGATACAGCCGGACGTCTTCATGTGGATGAAGATATGATGAATGAGCTTAAAGAGATTAAGGAAGCCGTGAATGTTCATCAGACAATCCTTGTTGTGGATGCCATGACAGGTCAGGATGCGGTTAATGTAGCATCTACTTTTAATGAACAGATTGGCATTGATGGTGTTGTTTTAACTAAGTTAGATGGTGATACCAGAGGCGGTGCCGCTTTATCAATTAAGGCAGTTACCGGAAAACCTATTTTATATATTGGTATGGGAGAGAAACTTTCGGATCTTGAACAGTTTTATCCCGACAGAATGGCGTCAAGAATACTCGGTATGGGTGATGTGCTTACTCTTATTGAGAAAGTACAGGCGGATTTTGACGAAGAAAAAGCTAAAGAGATGGAAAGAAAATTAAAGAAATCGGAGTTCGATTTTAATGATTATCTTGAATCTTTTAAGCAGGTCAAGAAACTTGGCGGAATCGGAAAGATGCTTAATATGATGCCCGGTATGAATTCCCAGATGAAGAATGCGGCGGACAACGTAGATGAGAAGCAGATTGCGAGAGTTGAAGCGATTATTTATTCAATGACTCCCGCAGAAAGAGCTAATCCCAAGCTTTTAAATCCATCACGAAAAAATAGAATTGCAAGAGGTGCAGGCGTTGATATAGCCGAAGTCAACCGACTTGTAAAACAACAGGAGCAGATGAAGAAGATGATGAAGCAGCTTCCTGGAATGATGGGTGGCAAATTTGGTAAAAAGGGCAGGTTTAACTTACCTTTTTAA
- the ylxM gene encoding YlxM family DNA-binding protein: protein MEKIFEQAMLYDFYGELLKDNQKEVFENYVLDNLSLSEIAEERNISRQAVYDMIKRADRALNEYEDKLHLLEKFLTIKEDVNRIHIISKQLTDSRDRELATQIVSITDKILDEL, encoded by the coding sequence ATGGAGAAAATTTTTGAGCAGGCAATGCTTTATGATTTTTATGGTGAACTGCTTAAGGATAATCAGAAGGAAGTTTTTGAAAACTATGTTCTTGATAATCTGTCACTCAGTGAAATAGCTGAAGAACGCAATATCAGCAGACAGGCAGTGTATGATATGATTAAGCGTGCAGACAGGGCACTCAATGAATATGAGGATAAGCTACATCTTTTGGAAAAGTTTCTTACAATTAAGGAAGATGTTAACAGGATTCATATAATTTCCAAGCAACTTACTGACAGCAGAGACAGGGAACTGGCAACTCAGATTGTATCAATTACAGACAAAATATTAGATGAGTTATAG
- a CDS encoding potassium channel family protein: MKSFLIIGMGNFGHYLCQELAKYDCEIMIIDNVEERVDDMLPYVTSAKIGDCTNKEVLESLGVSNFDACFICVGDNFQNSLEITSLVKELGGKLVISRAVRDLHAKFLLRNGADRVIHPERDVAERIAKSYSNSLIFDYIELDKKNSIYEITPFEECIGKTIKEVNFRTKYGANIIGIKKEGVPMIMPTADYIFKTDEHLVVVGETEKMDKIL, translated from the coding sequence ATGAAATCATTTTTAATAATAGGTATGGGCAATTTCGGACATTATCTTTGTCAGGAGCTGGCAAAGTACGATTGCGAAATAATGATAATAGATAATGTGGAAGAGAGAGTTGACGATATGCTTCCGTATGTTACTTCCGCCAAAATAGGCGACTGTACCAACAAGGAAGTGCTTGAAAGTCTTGGAGTAAGCAATTTTGATGCCTGTTTTATTTGTGTAGGAGATAATTTCCAGAATTCACTGGAGATAACAAGTCTTGTAAAAGAACTTGGCGGCAAACTTGTAATAAGCAGGGCAGTCAGGGATTTACATGCGAAGTTTCTTTTAAGAAATGGTGCAGACCGTGTAATCCATCCTGAAAGGGATGTTGCTGAGAGAATTGCCAAATCCTACAGTAATTCACTTATTTTTGACTATATTGAACTTGATAAGAAAAATTCAATTTATGAAATCACACCGTTTGAGGAATGTATAGGAAAAACTATCAAAGAGGTAAATTTCAGAACAAAATATGGTGCCAACATTATCGGTATTAAAAAGGAAGGCGTTCCTATGATAATGCCTACCGCAGATTATATTTTTAAAACGGACGAACATTTAGTGGTTGTTGGAGAAACAGAAAAAATGGATAAAATACTCTGA
- a CDS encoding TrkH family potassium uptake protein — protein MNPKLKPKNRLTQTRFICLGFIMIILLGTLLLMTPIASRSHTVTPFLDSMFTALSATCVTGLVVVDTFTHWTLFGQLVIITLIQIGGLGFITIGVAFSLLLRNRIGLKARGLMQESINSVKIGGIIKLAKKILVGTFIVEGTGALILGIRFSFDFGFVRGMYYGIFHAISAFCNGGFDLMGRLEPYSSLTYYAGDVVVNVVICSLIIIGGIGFVVWDDITTNGLHFKKYRLHTKIVLVTTAFLLLSGTLLFYIIEYNNTMKGMNVGERILASLFSATTARTAGFNSVDTGSLTSASKLLTCVLMFIGGSPGSTAGGIKTTTIFILVVSLWSGITDRHKTAVFKRRFEDDAIKKASTVFTLNMFLAIFALFTILAITDLSLSDVMFEVFSAIGTVGMTTGITRDLSSAARIIIMVLMFCGRVGSLSFALTFLQGKKDPPVYYPEEEISVG, from the coding sequence ATGAACCCAAAATTAAAACCTAAAAACAGATTAACCCAGACAAGATTTATTTGTCTTGGGTTTATAATGATAATACTTCTTGGAACATTGCTTTTAATGACGCCGATTGCCTCAAGAAGCCATACGGTTACCCCTTTTCTTGACAGTATGTTCACGGCATTAAGTGCCACTTGTGTAACGGGGCTTGTTGTTGTGGATACGTTTACCCATTGGACATTGTTCGGTCAGCTTGTAATTATTACATTAATTCAGATTGGCGGACTTGGATTTATTACGATAGGTGTTGCTTTTTCACTTTTATTGCGAAACAGGATAGGTCTTAAGGCAAGAGGGCTTATGCAGGAAAGCATTAATAGCGTAAAAATCGGTGGAATAATTAAACTTGCAAAAAAAATCCTTGTAGGAACTTTTATTGTTGAAGGAACGGGAGCACTTATTCTTGGAATAAGATTTTCTTTTGACTTCGGTTTTGTAAGAGGAATGTATTATGGGATTTTTCATGCCATATCTGCATTTTGTAACGGTGGTTTTGACCTGATGGGAAGACTTGAACCTTATTCATCCCTTACTTATTATGCAGGTGATGTGGTTGTAAATGTTGTAATTTGTTCATTAATTATCATCGGTGGTATCGGCTTTGTTGTATGGGATGATATTACAACTAATGGTCTGCATTTCAAAAAATACAGACTCCATACCAAAATCGTACTTGTTACCACGGCTTTTTTACTGCTTTCAGGAACGTTACTGTTTTATATAATCGAATATAACAACACCATGAAAGGTATGAATGTGGGAGAACGTATACTTGCGTCGCTTTTTTCAGCAACTACAGCCAGAACTGCAGGTTTTAACAGCGTAGATACGGGAAGCCTTACTTCCGCATCAAAGTTGCTTACCTGTGTGTTAATGTTTATCGGAGGTTCACCGGGTTCTACTGCAGGCGGAATTAAGACAACAACAATTTTTATACTTGTTGTAAGCCTGTGGTCAGGAATAACAGACAGACATAAGACCGCAGTATTTAAGAGAAGATTTGAAGACGATGCCATTAAAAAGGCAAGTACAGTTTTTACCCTAAATATGTTTCTTGCTATTTTTGCATTGTTTACGATTCTTGCAATAACTGATCTGTCACTTTCAGATGTAATGTTTGAGGTGTTCTCAGCAATAGGAACCGTTGGTATGACAACAGGCATTACGAGGGATTTGAGCAGTGCGGCAAGAATTATAATAATGGTATTGATGTTCTGCGGCAGGGTAGGAAGTCTTTCTTTTGCCCTTACGTTTTTACAGGGTAAAAAAGACCCTCCGGTATATTATCCGGAAGAAGAAATATCAGTAGGTTAA
- the ilvA gene encoding threonine ammonia-lyase, whose translation MTSELTLEKFEEAAERVKEVTLETRLVYSEYFSSQTGNKVYFKPENLQYTGAYKVRGAYYKISTLSEEERNKGLITASAGNHAQGVAYAAKIYGAKAVIVMPTSTPIIKINRTKSYGAEVVLYGDVYDEACEYALKLAKEHGYTFIHPFDDLDVATGQGSIAMEIIKELPTVDYILVPIGGGGLATGVSTLAKMLNPNIKVIGVEPANANCMQVSIKNGKVTTLPSVSTIADGTAVKTPGSKIFPYIVKNIDDIITVEDDELIVAFLDMVENHKMIAENSGLLSVAALKKLNVSGKKVVSIISGGNMDVITMSSVVQHGLIQRGRVFSVSVLLPDKPGELLKVAKVIADAKGNVIKLEHNQFVSINRNAAVELKITLEAFGIDHKNEIIAALKKAGYDPKSVQTSF comes from the coding sequence ATGACAAGCGAATTAACTCTTGAAAAATTTGAAGAAGCTGCTGAACGTGTTAAAGAAGTAACACTTGAGACAAGACTCGTATACAGTGAATATTTCAGCAGCCAGACAGGCAATAAGGTTTATTTTAAACCTGAGAATCTTCAATATACAGGTGCCTATAAAGTAAGAGGAGCTTATTACAAAATAAGCACATTATCCGAAGAAGAAAGAAACAAAGGCCTTATAACCGCATCAGCTGGCAACCATGCTCAGGGTGTTGCTTATGCAGCGAAGATATATGGAGCCAAGGCAGTAATAGTTATGCCTACATCTACTCCTATTATTAAGATTAACAGAACAAAGAGCTACGGTGCGGAAGTGGTTCTTTATGGTGATGTTTATGATGAAGCATGTGAGTATGCTTTAAAACTTGCCAAAGAACATGGATATACTTTTATCCATCCTTTTGATGATCTTGATGTTGCTACAGGTCAGGGCAGTATTGCAATGGAGATTATAAAAGAGCTTCCTACAGTGGATTACATACTTGTGCCTATCGGAGGAGGCGGACTTGCAACAGGTGTTTCCACACTTGCAAAGATGCTTAATCCTAACATTAAAGTTATAGGTGTTGAACCTGCCAATGCAAACTGTATGCAGGTATCTATAAAAAACGGCAAGGTAACAACACTGCCTTCCGTAAGTACTATTGCAGACGGAACAGCCGTTAAGACACCGGGTTCAAAGATTTTTCCGTATATTGTAAAAAATATTGATGATATTATTACAGTAGAAGATGATGAACTTATAGTTGCATTCCTTGATATGGTTGAAAATCATAAAATGATTGCCGAGAATTCAGGACTTCTTTCAGTAGCTGCTTTAAAGAAACTCAATGTAAGCGGTAAGAAAGTTGTATCAATAATAAGCGGTGGTAATATGGATGTCATTACAATGTCATCTGTTGTACAGCATGGACTTATACAAAGAGGAAGAGTTTTCTCTGTATCCGTTCTTTTGCCTGATAAGCCTGGTGAATTACTTAAAGTAGCAAAGGTCATAGCAGATGCAAAGGGTAATGTAATTAAGCTTGAACATAACCAGTTTGTCAGCATTAACAGAAATGCGGCAGTTGAACTTAAAATTACACTTGAAGCATTTGGCATTGATCACAAAAACGAAATTATTGCAGCACTTAAAAAAGCAGGATATGATCCAAAGTCAGTCCAGACAAGCTTTTAA
- the ftsY gene encoding signal recognition particle-docking protein FtsY, protein MGFFKKLVSGLSKTRNNIVSGLNSIFHGFSKIDEDFYEELEETLIMGDIGVETTEKIIDGLRQKVREDKIKDPQLCKDILIDSIKEQMDLGENAYEFENRRSVILVIGVNGVGKTTSIGKIAAGLKKQGKKVILAAADTFRAAAIEQLEEWAKRASVDIIAQNEGSDPGAVVFDALQAAKSRNADVLICDTAGRLHNKKNLMDELRKIDKIITREFPDAYRENLIVLDGTTGQNALSQLKEFKDVCDVSGIILTKMDGTAKGGIAVAIQSEYNIPVKYIGVGEQIEDLQKFDSDEFVNALFETKEDISDEE, encoded by the coding sequence ATGGGATTTTTTAAAAAACTTGTATCAGGTCTTTCAAAGACCAGAAATAATATCGTATCAGGATTAAATTCGATTTTCCATGGTTTCAGTAAAATCGACGAGGATTTTTACGAGGAACTGGAAGAGACACTTATAATGGGAGATATCGGTGTAGAGACAACCGAAAAGATTATAGACGGTCTCAGACAGAAAGTTAGGGAAGATAAGATTAAAGACCCACAGTTATGTAAAGATATTCTTATTGATTCTATTAAAGAACAAATGGATCTCGGAGAGAATGCCTATGAATTTGAAAACAGACGTTCCGTAATTCTTGTAATAGGTGTCAATGGCGTAGGTAAAACCACATCCATCGGTAAAATTGCGGCAGGTCTTAAAAAACAGGGAAAAAAGGTTATCCTTGCAGCTGCCGATACTTTCAGGGCTGCTGCCATAGAACAGCTTGAAGAATGGGCAAAAAGAGCTTCTGTTGATATAATTGCCCAGAATGAAGGCTCAGATCCTGGGGCTGTTGTTTTCGATGCACTTCAGGCAGCAAAATCAAGAAATGCCGATGTGCTTATATGTGATACGGCAGGACGACTTCATAATAAGAAAAATCTTATGGATGAGCTAAGAAAAATTGATAAAATTATAACAAGGGAATTCCCTGATGCTTACAGGGAAAATCTTATTGTTCTTGATGGAACAACAGGACAGAATGCACTTTCACAATTAAAAGAATTTAAAGATGTGTGTGATGTATCAGGAATTATACTTACCAAAATGGACGGAACCGCAAAAGGAGGAATTGCAGTTGCGATACAGTCGGAGTATAATATACCTGTTAAGTATATTGGTGTTGGCGAACAGATTGAAGATTTGCAGAAATTCGATTCTGATGAATTTGTCAATGCACTTTTTGAAACTAAAGAAGATATATCTGATGAAGAATAA